A segment of the Panacibacter ginsenosidivorans genome:
ACTGCACTGTTTTTTTTTAGGGTAACCACTTGTCCTTTTTTATAAAGCACATCGTTATACGCTGTTATTATTGATTTGCTGCTTTCGTTTAGAAGCCGTTGGTATTGTGTGTGCAGGAAATTACAAACCTCTTTTGCAAGTTCTATGGGTTTGTAATGTTTACCAGTTATTTGTTTTAAAGAAACTGCATTTGTAACATCTTCATTGAACATTACCTGGTTAACATTAATTCCTATTCCGACTACTGCCCACTGCCATTCCTTACCGGTAACAATACTTTCGATAAGTATGCCTCCTGCCTTTCTGTCACGCCAATACAAATCATTAGGCCATTTAACAGCAGTTTCATCTATTACATAACTATTGAAAAAATCATACACTGCAAGTGCTGTCGCCATACTTAATAAAAACTGACTGGAAACCTGCAACTCACTGGTATTGAGTATTACAGACAAAATTATATTTTCTCCTGCCTGTGAATGCCATTGCCTGCCACGCTGCCCTTTTCCGGCCGTTTGTTCATGCGCAAAAATAGCTGCACCATGTTGTGCCAAGCCCTTGTGAACCAGTTGCATGGCATAGTTGTTGGTACTTGCAACTGAATTGAATTCTATCAGCGGATTTCCGATTATATTATTTGTGGATGAGACAGGCAAAAGAATTACTATTTTTGCCCAAATTTAGGTGAGGAGTTTGTAATAAAAGTGTGGGTTATTGTACTTACTACATAAGAAATAACAAATAACATCATACAACCTCTTTTTGCTGATTGAAAACAGAACCATGAAGTGTGCGACGCAACAGAAGTTAGGAATAGCACAAAAGTCTGGTTCAAAAAGCATATAATTATTTATCAAACTTATTGATTATTGGAAACTTTATCTCTTTTGGCCAACCGTAAAAAACCAGGTTTAACGAGGCTTACCAGGAACTCAAAAATTTTCAAATCCATTATCACTGCTATCCAACAGAAGAAGGGAGAACAGATTGTATCGCTCGATCTGAGAAAAATACCGGAAGCGGTGGCAGATTTTTTTGTCATTTGCCAGGCTACCAGCAACACACAGGTAAAAGCAATAGCAGATAATATTGAAGATGTGGTAAAGAAGAATTGTGGTGAAAACCCTTACAAGCATGAAGGCCAGCAAGCTTCTCAATGGATACTGATCGACTACGTAAACATTGTGGTGCACGTAATGCAACCCGAAACAAGAAAATTCTACAAGCTGGAAGAAATGTGGAGCGATGCAGCTTTAACAGAGCATAATGACGGATAATATTTACTTTGCTCCATACAACTTTTCTTCAAAAAAAACATTTATACATTCAGAGAAGCAACAATAAAACATGGCACAGGAAGATAATAAACAAAAGCCCGGGTTTCCAATCAGGGGTAACGATGACAGGGGATCAAAAAAACCCCCGCGTTTCAGTATATATTGGGTTTATGCATTAATAGCTGTTATATTACTGGGATACCAGTTCTTTAATCCTTTCAATACAGTAGACTCCGGAAGCGTTTCACCACTTGCCTTTAAAGATACCATGCTTGCAAAAGGTGATGTTGAAAAGATAGATCTTGTTAAAAACAAAGAGATTGTAAGAATATATATTTACAGTGATAGTCTCAAAAAACCTTATTACCAGGATAAACTTAAAAAAGCTGTTCCTGCAAGTAATACAAGCCCGTTATTCGAGTTTCAGGTTACAGATTGGGAAAGTTTCAACAGCGATCTAAATAATTTTTACAAAGAAAATCCAACCGTAAAGCAGGTTCCAACAAAAACGATTAATGAAGGTGAATGGCTGGGTCCGGTAGCACAAACTATCCTGACCGTATTATTTTTTATCGGCCTTTGGGTATTGCTGATGCGTAAAGTTGGTGGCCCTGCTGGTGGCGGTGGTGCCGGCGGTATATTCAGTATCGGTAAATCAAAAGCGCAGCTGTTTGATAAAGGCACTAAAGTAAACATTACGTTTGCAGATGTTGCCGGTTTGGATGAAGCCAAAGTTGAGGTGATGGAGATCGTTGATTTCCTCAAGAGCCCAAAAAAATATACTGCACTCGGTGGTAAAATTCCAAAAGGCGCATTACTTATTGGTCCTCCGGGTACTGGTAAAACATTGCTTGCAAAGGCTATGGCTGGTGAAGCACAAGTTCCTTTCTTCAGCCTCAGTGGTAGCGATTTCGTAGAGATGTTTGTAGGTGTGGGCGCAAGCCGTGTTCGCGACCTGTTTAAACAGGCGAGAGAAAAAGCACCTTGTATCATATTCATAGATGAGATTGATGCTATTGGCCGTGCACGTGGCCGTAATGCCATCATGAGCAATGACGAACGTGAAAATACATTGAACCAGTTACTGGTAGAAATGGATGGCTTTGCTGGTGATGCAGGCATCATCATTCTTGCGGCTACCAACAGGCCGGATGTATTGGATAGTGCGCTGCTTAGACCGGGGCGTTTTGACAGGCAAATTTCTATCGACAAACCTGATGTAAAAGGCCGTGAAGCGATCTTTAAAGTGCATTTGAAACCAATCAAAATTTCTCAAACACTCGATATTCATAAACTGGCAGAACAAACACCTGGTTTTGCTGGTGCGGACATTGCCAACGTTTGTAATGAAGCTGCATTAATAGCAGCGCGAAAAGGAAAAGATGCTGTTGATATGAGCGATTTCCAGGATGCTATTGACCGTGTGATCGGTGGACTTGAAAAGAAAAATAAGATCATTCTTCCTGAAGAAAAGGAGATCATTGCATACCACGAAGCAGGCCATGCAATATGTGGCTGGTTCCTGGAACATGCTTATCCTTTACTGAAAGTAACTATTGTTCCAAGAGGTACGGCGGCCTTAGGTTATGCGCAGTACACACCAAAAGAGCAATATTTATATAACACAGATCAGCTTATCGATCAGATTTGCATGACGCTCGGTGGCCGTGCAAGCGAAGAGATATTCTTCCATAAGATCTCTACAGGTGCATCGAACGATCTGCAGCAGATAACACGTATGGCATATTCCATGATCACTGTATATGGCATGAACGAGAAAGTAGGTAATGTTAGTTTCTACGATCCTACACAGGAAAATACTTTTACCAAACCATACAGTGAAGAAACGGGTAAACTGATCGATGAAGAAGTAAGAAAATTAATTGACTCGGCATACGAAAGAACAAAAGCATTATTAACTGAACGCAGGGTTGAAGTAGAAAAACTGGCGCAGGAATTATTGAAGAAGGAAGTATTGTTTCAAAGTGACGTAGAAGCATTGATTGGCAAGCGCCCGTTTGAAGAGAAGAAACTACTTGATGTGGACAAGAACGGAACTGAAGAACATCATTCCGGCAAAGGCGCCGTTAGTGAAGGAGTACCGCCTTACGATAGCGGTGTTTCCGTTCCGCCAATGAAAGCAGAAGGGTAAATATTTGTTGGCAAACTGCAGTTCTTTGGACATCGCCGGTTGTGTCACTCACTTGTACTTTATGTTCAAATAATGATCTGAACGCTGAAGGGTGCGACGCAACGAAAGTTTAATAGAATACCTAAAGTTGGGTTCATAAAATAAAATATCTTTTAAGCAGAGCATTATGAAAGTATCCGCTTCAAAAGAAAAAATATTAAAAAAAATAAGACAGGCATTGGCAACACCAGTGCCTGTTCCGTTTCCGCAAAGTGAAGGCAACGACAGCGTATTTCAACCTGCGACAGAAGACCCGGAAATAACATTTGCAGAAAATTTTACCAATCTGCAGGGAAGATTTTCTTATTGCCTGAATGAGTTGGAATTAGTAAAGCAGTTAAAAGAGTTATGTGCAACACGCAAATGGGACAATATTTTTTGTAACGATTCAGCACTGCGTGAAATACTTTCAAAAAACGGTTTTATTGTCAACTACAGCAATGACCTTCCTAATTGTGATGCTTCTATAACGGATTGCGAATTCCTGGTTGCAAGAACCGGCAGCATTATGCTAAGCAGTACACAGCAAAGTGGCCGAACAGTAAGTGTATATGCACCCGTGCATATTTGTATTGCTTATACAGATCAACTGGTATACGATATAAAAGATGCATTGCTTAAAGTAAAAGAAAAATATTCTGAACAACTACCTTCTCTCATAACTTTGGCTACAGGCCCCAGCAGAACCGCTGATATAGAAAAAACGTTGGTTGTTGGTGTGCATGGCCCCAAAGAAGTTTTTTGCTTTTTGATTGAACACTCATAATTATAAGTGCTTTTATGAAACAGGATCAACACCATTTATTTGTGTATGGCTCTCTGCGCAAAGGATTTCATCATGCTGTGCACCAATATATCAGCAAGTACTTTTCTTTTGTGTGCAATGGAAAAATTAAAGGTACCCTGAGTGATATGGGAGAATACCCGGCAGCTACTCCATGTGAAGAAGAGCATTATATTATCGGTGAGTTATATGTCATCAATAATGAAGATGAATTTAACTGGGCTATAGAGCAGCTTGACGAATATGAAGGTTTGTTCCCGGAAGAAGATGAAGGGGAAAAGGTGTTATTCCAAAGAGAGATGACAACAGTTTTTGCCGACACCGGAGATATAAAGCATGCATGGGTTTATTGGTATAACGGAGATATTAGTGGCAGGCCAGTTATAGCTTCAGGAGATGTTATGCAATATATACGGGAGAAATACAAACAATCAACATGAATATTCCTGAAGGTAAAAAAATATATTTCATTTCTGATTTTCACCTGGGAATACCTGATTATGCAAGCAGTCTTGTTCGTGAAAAAAAAATTGTTGCTTTCCTTGAAGCAGCAAGAAAAGATGCTGCTGAAATATTTTTGCTTGGAGATATGTTTGATTTCTGGTATGAATATAAAACTGTTATTCCCAAAGGTTATGTACGCATTCTTGGAAAGCTTGCAGAAATAACTGACAGCGGTATACCGGTTCATTTCTTTGTGGGCAATCATGATATGTGGATGGCAGGCTATTTTGAAAAGGAACTCAATATTCCCGTTTATTATGAACCTAATATATTTGAATGGAACGACAAACGTTTTTATATAGGTCACGGCGATGGTCTTGGGCCAGGTGATCATAAATATAAAATGCTGAAGAAAATTTTTCGAAGCAGGTTTTGCCAGTGGCTCTTTGGCCAGTTACATCCCACATGGGGCATTGGACTGGCAAATTATTTTAGTGGTAAGAGTCGCATCAAGACCATGCAGAGCGATAAAATATTTTTGGGCGAAGAAAAGGAATGGCTGATCGTTTTTTGCAGGGAAGTATTGGCAAAAGAACATTTTGATTTTTTCATTTTCGGCCATCGCCACTTTCCATTAGACTTTCAATTAAGCAGCCATAGCCGTTATATAAATCTTGGCGATTGGATACGTGATTTTACTTACGCATATTTTGATGGCAGTGAATTATACCTGAAAAAATGGGAAGAGTAATAAGCCTATATTTTTTAGTTCTGATCTTGCAACCTGTATTTACTTCGGGCCAGGACACTGCATTTCATCTTATAAAGCAAAAGACTATTAGCGGTAGCTTCAAAGATTTTTATACGGATAATTTTGGTAATATATTTCTTATTTCAGCAAATAATCAAATAAAAAAACTTGACCAGCATTTTGATTCTGTTGGCATATTTAATGATGTACGCCGCTACGGAGATGTTTATATGGTTGATGTAAATAACCCTTTAAAGATGGTTATATATTACCGCGACTTTACTACTATTCTTGTACTCGACCGGTTTCTTAATATCCGTAATACAATAGACCTTCGTAGTGCCGGTATATTGCAGGCCAGGGCTGTTGCGCAGAGTTACGATAACAATTATTGGGTGTTTGATGAGCTTAACAGCAAAATAAAAAAGATCGACGATAATGGTAATGTGTTACTTGAATCAGCAGATTTCAGGGTATTATTTTCCTACGCTTACAATCCACAGCAGATCATTGATGCAGACGGCACTTTATACCTTTATGACGTAAAGAAAGGCTGGCTTATTTTTGATTATTATGGTGCTTATAAAAAGCATATTGACGTTCCGGGATGGAATGATGTGAAAGCCTCCGGGAATACATTGTCAGGTTTTGTGAACAATTATTTCTATACTATAAATCCAGAAACCTTCAGCGAACGAAAAGCAAACCTGGGTATTTCAAATGCTACAAAAATTCAACAGGTATCTGATAAACTTTATGTGTTGACAAAAAATGAATTAAGTCAATACCGCATTCAATAGAAAAAGCATGAACGATATTCTTCAGTTAAAGATCTTAAACAATACCGTACAACTCTATATTGAGGTATTTGGGTTTATATTAGTTGTGCTGATCATTAAAAGAATCATATCCAAATATCTCGCAGGTTTATTGTTTAGGCTTTTCACCAAAAAGGAAAAGCAATTCCGGAGACAGGCATTTATTGATCTGATCGTTTCCCCGCTGGATGCATTTTTCATTACGTTCATAATTGTAATTACACTCGACAAACTGGCAATGCCGGAAATTCTTCAAGTCAAGATATATAAAGCAACGACAAAAGACCTGCTGGATGGAATTGCAAGCATAGCGCTGATCATTACATTTATAAGGTTGTGCATAAGATTTGTGAAATATGCTGCTATGATATTTGAAGAAAAGGCAAACCTTACTGCCGACCAGAGCGATAATCAATTGGTTATTTTTTTCCGGGACTTTTTCAAAGTGCTGCTCTATATACTTGGTATCATGTTACTGTTGCGCTTTACTTTTCATTACGACATTAGCAAACTGGTTACAGGTTTAAGTATTGTAGGGGCGGCAATAGCACTTGCCACAAAGGAAAGTCTTGAAAATCTTATCGCTTCTTTTATAATATTTTTCGATAAACCTTTTACTACCGGCGACCTTGTTAAAGTGCAGGGTTTTACAGGTAACGTGGAAAAGATCGGTTTACGCAGTACACGCATACGTACAGACCATAAGACTTTTATCACTGTTCCCAACAAGCAAATGGTTGATACTATTCTTGACAACATAACATTGCGCACACAAAGAAGAGCAGAAGTAAAACTGGAAATAGACCTATCCGCAGGTATTGAGCAATTAAGAAAAATAATTCCGGCGATAAAAACGTTGCTGCAAAAAGATACAATAGAGAACAGTACCGTATTTCTAAGCGATACAGGAAAAAATGCACACATTATTTCTATTGAATATTTCACTACTATGCAACAAAACATAAGCGAGTTTAATGCCCTACGGGAAGAGATCAATTTTGCCGTAATAGAATTGCTGAATAAAAATGGGGTAGAACTTGCAGCTGCAAACACCGACGTTGTAGTAAAGCAAAAAGAGTAATACCGGTAATTATTGTATAGAAGCAACAATCTCTCCAAGTTCTTTATCTATCTGGCCATATTTTCCATATTCCTCAACACGGCCAACTTCTTTACCATCTTTTAAAACAATAAACGTAGGTGCCTTTGTTACATTAAAAGCTTTGTGCAGATTATAAAGTGTTGTTTTAGGCCGGTCAACGCCAATAAGAGTAATACTGCTGTCAGGGAAATTGCTTTTATCAATCAGCCTGTAAAATACCGGCAACAGATTTTGTGTGTCTTCACACCAGGTACCACCAAATACAACCAACTGTATACCCTGTTGATGCTTTTTAAAAGCATCAACAGCGGCTGCGTTTACCTGGCCTAGTTTCATATTATCATTGAACCATTTGAATGCAGTATCATTTTGTATATCAGCCCTCGTTAACAGGCCTTTTAAAACCTTAGAGCCATTTTCTGCATCCGTACTTATTTCATAGCTGCGTAGTTGTGCAGTAACTATTGTCGTGGTTAATAGAAAAGAAAGTGTACTAAAAATGAAGGCTGCCATTTTTCTCATACCCCTAAATTAGCCTTCCATTCTAAAAGAAATGCCCTGAATTTTGTTAAAGATTGTATGAGCTGCATCTGTGTGTCTGCCTTCTTTTTATTGTCCTTTAAATATTGTCTTGCACCTTCAATAGAAAATTTTCTTTGGCGCAGCAGGTAATAGATCAATTGTAAATTTTTTACATCTTCAGGCCTGAAAAGCCTGTCTCCCTTTCTTGTTTTGCGTGGTTTTAAAACAGAAAACTCATTTTCCCAATAACGCAGTAAAGATTGATTTACATGAAACCATTTTGCCACCTCGCTTATAGCATAATACTGTTTTTGAAAAAGAATATCATCATCCGGCACTTCAACCATTACAATTTCTGCATCCATTTCTTTGAAAGATTTCCTGCCACGTTTACTTCCGTTTGGTATTGATGGAACATTCTCCACCACAGCAACTTTTTCAACAGGAATAAATTCAGGAACAACAGCTACCTCTTCCTTTTCAGGTAAAGATTCAATTTCCTGCAGCACTTTTATTTCTTCAACAGCAGTATCAATAGCTTTTTTCTCTGCTTGTTTTGGCGATGGTGGCTCCTGTATACCTGCAAATAGATCTAACTGTTGCATACTGTAAAAATACTGATGATTATAGCAGTGATGCATAACCCTCGCAAACATTGTGCAAAACTTGTGCAGTCATTAGATTATTATGTACCCGACGTTCTGCCGGCTATTGTACTCCTGTTGCGTCGCACACTTGTACTATAGCAATTATTGCAGCAGTCAATACATTAGTGTATATATTTCACTTTTACAACAGGAACATATTACTTTGCAGCAACAGAAATTGCTAAACGATTTTAAAACATCCGCCATCACGGATAAAATATTCTCAGCATATGAAAAACGTTTCAGTCGTAGGTGCAGGTACCATGGGCAATGGCATTGCACATGTATTTGCACAAAGTGGTTTTACCGTTACACTTATTGATGTGAATGCAGCACAATTAGAAAAAGCTATACAAATCATTACAAAAAATTTAGACAGGCAAATTGCCAAAGGGACACTAACAGAAACACAAAAGCAATCTGCATTAGCAAACATAAACACGCAAACAGATATTGCTGCGGGTGTACAAAATGCAGAGCTTGTGATAGAAGCCGCGACAGAAAATGTTGATTTGAAACTAAAAATTTTTAAACAGGTTGATGAAGCTGCACCTGCATCAACAATACTTGCATCAAATACATCTTCAATATCCATAACAAAAATTGCTGCGGTAACAAAAAGGCCGCAATTGGTTATAGGCATGCATTTCATGAACCCTGTGCCGGTAATGAAACTGGTAGAGATCATTAATGGTTATGCAACTGCAAAAGAAGTAACAGCTGCAATTGTTGATTTAAGTAAACAGTTAGGTAAAGTACCTTGTGTGGTTAATGATTTTCCCGGATTTATCGCCAATAAGATATTGATGCCGATGATCAACGAAGCAATCTACAGTTTATACGAAGGCATTGCTGGTGTTGAAGCGATTGATACAATTATGAAATTGGGCATGGCTCACCCGATGGGTCCTTTGCAGCTTGCAGATTTTATAGGCCTTGATGTTTGCCACAGTATTCTGAATGTTTTATATGAAGGTTTTGGCAATCCTAAATATGCGCCATGTCCGTTACTGGTAAATATGGTAGTTGCGGGTAAATTTGGTGTAAAAAGCGGCGAAGGCTTTTATACTTACACGGCAGGTAGCAAAGACCTTCTGGTAAGTGAAAGGTTCAGGTAAATAATAATTACTGTTGCATTACTTACTGTAGTACAAGTGTGCGACGCAAGGAACGATATACAAAGTATCAGAAACCGGGCTCATAAAATAAAAGCACAAAAAAGCAGGTTCGTAAAAACCTGCTTTTACTTTTATTAAAAATATTTTTATGTAACCCTGGCTTTAAATGAACCGTTATTGATTATCACAGGACCACCTGAACTATTAACAGCCGTGCCGCTGAAAGTGCCCTGCACTACGCCTGTACTGCTGTCGTATGAAGTAATAGTTATAGTAACAGAGCCTGAAGATGCTGTGGTAGCATCTGCCTGGTAAATAGTAACAGGTGTAGTACCATTAAGTGTTGTTAAATAAACACCCGCTACAGAAGCAGTTGAATAAGTGCCCGGCGTGATGTTTCCTGTTAAAAGAAGTATGCCTGTTAAAAATGCAGTATCACCAGACGGCGTGTTTCCTACGAGCGTAAGATATTTTAATCCCAACGTATCTATTACAAAGGCTGTATCAATTGATCCATGATATGCGTTGAGGCCTTCACTGAATTTCCATGCTGTGTCTGAAAGATTAGTAGAATCTACCGGCGGCACACTCGTAGTGTCTGTTCCACCCAGACCTAATCCTGTACTATCCTGAACATTAACAATGAAGTTGCAAATTGTTGAATCAAAAGAAACAATAAATACAGTAGGCTTAATAAGCACAGGTGTTCCAATAGGTTTTAATTGAACAGTATTGGTGCCTGCGGTAGCAAAATATCCTGAATCGGAAAACATGAAACCATTCTGAAGATCTGACGAGATCTTATAAACACCTGCCACTGCAACATCTACTGTTATTTCAACATACGCAGTATCACCACCCGGTTGTACACCATTATAAAAAGTACCGTGTACACTGTCAGGCAAACAATTGCCTGCTGTATCCCATAAACTGCCTTCTGCAACAATAGTAGATACACTGTTTTCCAGGCTTAGTTCTTTACTACAACTAAAAACAAAAAAAACCGTGCAAAGCAGGGCAAAAATTACCAGCGTGTTTCTTTTCATAAGTGTGAAATATGAGAAGCATTTTTTGCAAAAATCATTCCTACACCAATAACGCAGATCTGGCGGATAAATTGTTTGTTTTGAGCAGCTCATCCACATTGCGCAGCGTAGTTAAAGTAATTTGCGTAAGTGCTTCTTTTGTAAAGAATGCCTGGTGTGCTGTAACCAATACATTGGAAAAGCTCATGAGCCTTTGTATAGTGTCATCTTCAATAACTGTGGCAGAAAGATCGCGAAAGAAAATATGCTCTTCCTGTTCATAAACATCAATTCCCAGATACGCGATCTGACCTGACTTTAACGCAGTTATAACAGCAGTGGTATCTATCAATGCCCCTCTGCTGGTATTGATAAGCATTACACCAGGTTTCATCATTTGTATCGTATCGCTGCTGATGATATGTTTTGTTTGCTCATTCAGCGGGCAATGCAAAGAAACAATATCTGATTGCTGAAGCAATTCTATCAGCGGCACAAACTGCACCCCAGACGCTTCCAGTTCTTTATTGGCAATAATATCAAATGCCAAAACTTTACAACCAAATCCCTGCATAATACGGCAAAAAGCCTTACCAATGTTACCGGTACCAATCACGCCTACTGTTTTACCATAAAGATCAAAACCCAGCAGCCCATTTAAAGAAAAATTCTGTTCACGTACGCGATTATATGCTTTGTGTGTTTTACGGTTGAGTGTAAGTATCAATGCCACAGCATGCTCTGCCACTGCCTGCGGAGAATAAGCAGGAACCCGGCAAATATTTATATTGTGTTGTTTTGCTGCCGCAAGATCAACATTATTAAACCCAGCACATCTCAGTGCAATAACCTTTACATTTTTTATAGACAGTTGCGCAATTACAGTTTCGCTCACAATATCATTAACAAAAACACAAACAGCATCTGATTTATCTACCAGGTGAACGGTCTGTGCGTTTAACTCTATTTCAAAAAAATCAAGTTGAAAACCAAAACTGTCATTATACCGGTTAAAGAATTCTTTATCGTATGGTTGTGTAGAAAAGAAAGTGATCTTCATAACGCAAATTTATTGCGTAAGCAGCAGTAATATTTTGCATTATTACATAAACTTTTGGTACAGGGAGTAATACTACTATGAAGCTTTGGTTGTGTCACTCACTTTTACGCTTTGCTCATTATTCAGCAAATGCTTATGTAGTTATTGTTTGCACAGGTATGTTCAATATTGCCAGCAGATCTTTAACCTTACCTGCAATAAAATCTCTCACTATATTAAATTCAGCAGGCTCCATGTGTTTGGGGTCTGGTATCTGCCAGTCAATAAATTGTTTTGCAGGCATCCAGGGGCATGCATCGCCACAACCCATTGTTACAACTACATCAAATGGCGCATACTTTTCTACTTCCTTTAAAGATTTTGAATCATGTTTATTAAGATCATAACCCAGTTCTTTCATTGCTGCAATAGCTTTTGAATTTACAACACCAGATGGTTTTGATCCTGCACTGTAAGCTTCTACAGCATTGCCTCCATAGATTGTTGCAAATGCCTGGCTCATTTGAGAACGGTTGCTGTTCTCTATACAAACAAAAAGTAATTTCTTTTTCATGATGCCTAAACTGTTCTAATATGTTGAATTTTATTTGCTCAACTAATTTTAAAAGTACAAGTGTGCGACGCAACAGTTGATGCTACATGCAATATAGCCGGGTTCAAAAATCAATTGTTACCAACCATCTTACTTCTTCTTTCAAGTAAGACTGTATCTCTCCACAGCCCATGCATTTTACCAATCTTTTCTCTTGTACCGATAATACGAAATCCATTACTTTCATGAAGTTTGATACTGGCAATATTCTCTGGAAAAATGCCGGCCTGTAATGTCCACAAACCATTTTCTTCGGCTGCCTTTATCAATGCCTGCAATAAAATTTTT
Coding sequences within it:
- the rsfS gene encoding ribosome silencing factor; translation: METLSLLANRKKPGLTRLTRNSKIFKSIITAIQQKKGEQIVSLDLRKIPEAVADFFVICQATSNTQVKAIADNIEDVVKKNCGENPYKHEGQQASQWILIDYVNIVVHVMQPETRKFYKLEEMWSDAALTEHNDG
- a CDS encoding LutC/YkgG family protein is translated as MKVSASKEKILKKIRQALATPVPVPFPQSEGNDSVFQPATEDPEITFAENFTNLQGRFSYCLNELELVKQLKELCATRKWDNIFCNDSALREILSKNGFIVNYSNDLPNCDASITDCEFLVARTGSIMLSSTQQSGRTVSVYAPVHICIAYTDQLVYDIKDALLKVKEKYSEQLPSLITLATGPSRTADIEKTLVVGVHGPKEVFCFLIEHS
- a CDS encoding gamma-glutamylcyclotransferase family protein — protein: MKQDQHHLFVYGSLRKGFHHAVHQYISKYFSFVCNGKIKGTLSDMGEYPAATPCEEEHYIIGELYVINNEDEFNWAIEQLDEYEGLFPEEDEGEKVLFQREMTTVFADTGDIKHAWVYWYNGDISGRPVIASGDVMQYIREKYKQST
- a CDS encoding UDP-2,3-diacylglucosamine diphosphatase — protein: MNIPEGKKIYFISDFHLGIPDYASSLVREKKIVAFLEAARKDAAEIFLLGDMFDFWYEYKTVIPKGYVRILGKLAEITDSGIPVHFFVGNHDMWMAGYFEKELNIPVYYEPNIFEWNDKRFYIGHGDGLGPGDHKYKMLKKIFRSRFCQWLFGQLHPTWGIGLANYFSGKSRIKTMQSDKIFLGEEKEWLIVFCREVLAKEHFDFFIFGHRHFPLDFQLSSHSRYINLGDWIRDFTYAYFDGSELYLKKWEE
- a CDS encoding 3-hydroxyacyl-CoA dehydrogenase family protein, translated to MKNVSVVGAGTMGNGIAHVFAQSGFTVTLIDVNAAQLEKAIQIITKNLDRQIAKGTLTETQKQSALANINTQTDIAAGVQNAELVIEAATENVDLKLKIFKQVDEAAPASTILASNTSSISITKIAAVTKRPQLVIGMHFMNPVPVMKLVEIINGYATAKEVTAAIVDLSKQLGKVPCVVNDFPGFIANKILMPMINEAIYSLYEGIAGVEAIDTIMKLGMAHPMGPLQLADFIGLDVCHSILNVLYEGFGNPKYAPCPLLVNMVVAGKFGVKSGEGFYTYTAGSKDLLVSERFR
- a CDS encoding MerR family transcriptional regulator, translating into MQQLDLFAGIQEPPSPKQAEKKAIDTAVEEIKVLQEIESLPEKEEVAVVPEFIPVEKVAVVENVPSIPNGSKRGRKSFKEMDAEIVMVEVPDDDILFQKQYYAISEVAKWFHVNQSLLRYWENEFSVLKPRKTRKGDRLFRPEDVKNLQLIYYLLRQRKFSIEGARQYLKDNKKKADTQMQLIQSLTKFRAFLLEWKANLGV
- a CDS encoding biotin--[acetyl-CoA-carboxylase] ligase — its product is MPVSSTNNIIGNPLIEFNSVASTNNYAMQLVHKGLAQHGAAIFAHEQTAGKGQRGRQWHSQAGENIILSVILNTSELQVSSQFLLSMATALAVYDFFNSYVIDETAVKWPNDLYWRDRKAGGILIESIVTGKEWQWAVVGIGINVNQVMFNEDVTNAVSLKQITGKHYKPIELAKEVCNFLHTQYQRLLNESSKSIITAYNDVLYKKGQVVTLKKNSAVFNCTVKGVNAFGQLITESATEQLFNVGEVQWVI
- a CDS encoding mechanosensitive ion channel family protein codes for the protein MNDILQLKILNNTVQLYIEVFGFILVVLIIKRIISKYLAGLLFRLFTKKEKQFRRQAFIDLIVSPLDAFFITFIIVITLDKLAMPEILQVKIYKATTKDLLDGIASIALIITFIRLCIRFVKYAAMIFEEKANLTADQSDNQLVIFFRDFFKVLLYILGIMLLLRFTFHYDISKLVTGLSIVGAAIALATKESLENLIASFIIFFDKPFTTGDLVKVQGFTGNVEKIGLRSTRIRTDHKTFITVPNKQMVDTILDNITLRTQRRAEVKLEIDLSAGIEQLRKIIPAIKTLLQKDTIENSTVFLSDTGKNAHIISIEYFTTMQQNISEFNALREEINFAVIELLNKNGVELAAANTDVVVKQKE
- the ftsH gene encoding ATP-dependent zinc metalloprotease FtsH, producing the protein MAQEDNKQKPGFPIRGNDDRGSKKPPRFSIYWVYALIAVILLGYQFFNPFNTVDSGSVSPLAFKDTMLAKGDVEKIDLVKNKEIVRIYIYSDSLKKPYYQDKLKKAVPASNTSPLFEFQVTDWESFNSDLNNFYKENPTVKQVPTKTINEGEWLGPVAQTILTVLFFIGLWVLLMRKVGGPAGGGGAGGIFSIGKSKAQLFDKGTKVNITFADVAGLDEAKVEVMEIVDFLKSPKKYTALGGKIPKGALLIGPPGTGKTLLAKAMAGEAQVPFFSLSGSDFVEMFVGVGASRVRDLFKQAREKAPCIIFIDEIDAIGRARGRNAIMSNDERENTLNQLLVEMDGFAGDAGIIILAATNRPDVLDSALLRPGRFDRQISIDKPDVKGREAIFKVHLKPIKISQTLDIHKLAEQTPGFAGADIANVCNEAALIAARKGKDAVDMSDFQDAIDRVIGGLEKKNKIILPEEKEIIAYHEAGHAICGWFLEHAYPLLKVTIVPRGTAALGYAQYTPKEQYLYNTDQLIDQICMTLGGRASEEIFFHKISTGASNDLQQITRMAYSMITVYGMNEKVGNVSFYDPTQENTFTKPYSEETGKLIDEEVRKLIDSAYERTKALLTERRVEVEKLAQELLKKEVLFQSDVEALIGKRPFEEKKLLDVDKNGTEEHHSGKGAVSEGVPPYDSGVSVPPMKAEG
- a CDS encoding thioredoxin family protein; the protein is MRKMAAFIFSTLSFLLTTTIVTAQLRSYEISTDAENGSKVLKGLLTRADIQNDTAFKWFNDNMKLGQVNAAAVDAFKKHQQGIQLVVFGGTWCEDTQNLLPVFYRLIDKSNFPDSSITLIGVDRPKTTLYNLHKAFNVTKAPTFIVLKDGKEVGRVEEYGKYGQIDKELGEIVASIQ